The Desulfatibacillum aliphaticivorans DSM 15576 genome includes a window with the following:
- the rpsD gene encoding 30S ribosomal protein S4 produces MARYRGSVCRICRRENLKLFLKGDRCYSDKCAFDRRSYPPGQHGQRRTKISDYGIQLREKQKIKRMYGLTEKQFHLTFKKADHAKGITGTNLLVNLERRLDNVIYRLGFADCRTQARQMVRHNHFTVNGHKVNIPSAQVSIGDTIEVREKSRTVAVITNAMEAVARRGLPQWLELDKANFKGVVNAYPVREDLTMPMQEQLIVELYSK; encoded by the coding sequence TTGGCAAGGTATCGTGGTTCGGTCTGCAGGATCTGCAGGCGCGAAAACTTAAAGTTGTTCTTGAAAGGGGACCGCTGTTATTCCGATAAATGCGCCTTTGATCGCAGGAGCTATCCTCCCGGACAACACGGACAGCGGCGCACCAAGATTTCCGATTACGGAATCCAGCTGCGTGAAAAACAAAAAATCAAGAGAATGTACGGCTTGACCGAAAAGCAGTTCCATCTGACCTTTAAAAAGGCTGACCATGCCAAGGGCATTACAGGTACGAACCTGCTGGTCAACCTGGAGAGAAGACTGGACAACGTGATTTACAGGCTGGGCTTCGCCGATTGCCGCACTCAGGCAAGGCAGATGGTCCGCCATAATCACTTTACGGTCAACGGTCATAAAGTAAATATCCCTTCCGCCCAGGTCAGCATCGGCGACACGATCGAAGTGCGTGAAAAAAGCCGCACCGTGGCAGTCATCACCAATGCCATGGAAGCTGTGGCCCGCCGGGGTCTGCCCCAGTGGCTGGAATTGGATAAGGCGAATTTCAAGGGCGTTGTGAATGCGTATCCCGTCAGGGAAGACCTGACCATGCCCATGCAGGAACAGCTCATCGTGGAACTCTACTCCAAGTAG
- a CDS encoding DNA-directed RNA polymerase subunit alpha encodes MTVNELMYMNWRELIKPQRVQVESSPTHGKFITEPLERGFGLTLGNALRRIILSSLHGAAIVSVKFDNVMHEFSAIPGVLEDVSELILNLKEVRLTMTETGPCPLNLEKQGPGVVTAGDLISPNGKVQVLNPDLYIATISDDSVFRMEMQCQVGKGYAMAEANKNEDDPVGTIPIDSVFSPIRRVNYVVGNARVGQRTDYDKLTLEVWTDGSLTPEDAVAYAAKILKEQISIFINFDEEMEPEQEVEAEETDAPEFNENLYRSVDELELSVRSANCLKNASIHKIFELVRKTESEMLKTKNFGRKSLNEIKEVLSEMGLSFGMKLEGFQPPEESDEEGDTEDS; translated from the coding sequence ATGACCGTAAACGAGTTGATGTACATGAACTGGCGGGAGTTGATCAAACCCCAGCGGGTTCAGGTGGAAAGCTCCCCGACGCATGGAAAATTCATCACCGAACCTCTGGAGAGGGGCTTCGGGTTGACCCTGGGCAACGCGCTCAGAAGGATCATTCTGTCCTCGTTGCACGGAGCGGCCATTGTTTCGGTCAAGTTCGACAACGTCATGCATGAGTTTTCCGCCATTCCAGGCGTTCTGGAAGACGTGTCGGAGCTTATCCTGAATCTGAAAGAAGTCCGGTTGACCATGACGGAAACCGGCCCCTGCCCGCTCAATCTGGAAAAGCAGGGTCCCGGCGTCGTAACCGCAGGGGACTTGATCAGCCCCAACGGAAAGGTTCAGGTGCTGAATCCGGACTTGTACATAGCCACCATTTCCGACGACAGCGTCTTCCGCATGGAGATGCAATGCCAGGTCGGCAAAGGCTATGCCATGGCGGAAGCCAATAAGAATGAAGATGATCCCGTTGGGACCATTCCTATAGATTCGGTTTTCTCTCCCATACGCCGGGTCAACTATGTAGTGGGCAACGCCCGTGTGGGCCAACGCACCGACTACGACAAGCTGACCCTGGAAGTGTGGACGGATGGCAGCCTGACCCCGGAAGACGCCGTGGCCTACGCCGCCAAAATCCTGAAAGAGCAGATCAGCATCTTCATCAATTTCGATGAAGAGATGGAGCCGGAACAGGAAGTGGAAGCCGAAGAAACCGACGCCCCGGAATTCAATGAAAATCTGTACCGGAGCGTTGACGAACTGGAACTTTCCGTGCGCAGTGCGAACTGCCTGAAGAACGCCAGTATTCACAAGATTTTTGAGCTTGTCCGGAAGACGGAAAGTGAGATGTTGAAGACCAAAAATTTCGGGAGAAAATCTCTCAACGAGATCAAAGAGGTTCTCTCCGAAATGGGACTTTCCTTTGGCATGAAGCTGGAAGGCTTCCAGCCGCCCGAGGAAAGCGATGAAGAAGGAGACACCGAAGACTCATGA